The Acropora muricata isolate sample 2 chromosome 5, ASM3666990v1, whole genome shotgun sequence genome includes a window with the following:
- the LOC136916025 gene encoding thyrotroph embryonic factor-like yields MSRRSSPSAPNQSDGESSDSGLDTMSSSTGNSFPSDYMDLDEFLSAQTHNGPGNETVPKASESTANQRVACPTRAVVLAKTNSNQINEGTSVTNETAGKANDAIMLKTSSFSLKVDSSVLQSIPSNSTAQPSATNAIIQWCRSVGVPQQSDLKALDQTSGVAHSRRRRSAKYIYNPLPISKKADRKFVCQAEKDEKYWERRIKNNVAAKRSRDMRRQKEIEISEKFKSLERENENLKDEVQRLRVKAVELERKLANLQGGNV; encoded by the exons ATGTCGAGACGTTCAAGTCCTTCTGCGCCGAACCAGA GCGACGGTGAATCAAGCGATTCTGGACTTGATACTATGTCAAGCTCCACTGGGAATAGTTTTCCCTCTGACTACATGGATTTAGATGAATTTTTGTCTGCACAAACTCACAATGGTCCAGGAAACGAAACTGTACCAAAAGCAAGTGAATCCACTGCAAATCAACGGGTGGCCTGCCCTACGAGAGCAGTTGTGTTAGCTAAGACGAACTCGAATCAAATAAACGAGGGAACTTCGGTAACTAACGAGACAGCTGGTAAAGCGAACGATGCTATTATGCTGAAAACGTCTTCGTTCTCATTGAAAGTGGATTCCAGTGTGTTACAATCGATTCCGTCCAACTCGACAGCGCAGCCTTCAGCAACGAACGCAATTATTCAGTGGTGCAGGTCTGTTGGTGTACCTCAACAGTCCGATCTAAAGGCTTTGGATCAGACTTCAGGTGTTGCCCATTCACGTAGGAGGCGAAGTGCGAAATATATCTACAATCCTCTTCCGATTTCGAAAAAGGCCGACAGAAAGTTTGTGTGTCAAGCCGAAAAGGATGAAAAATACTGGGAAAGGAGGATAAAAAACAATGTCGCCGCTAAGAGATCGAGAGACATGAGGCGACAGAAAGAAATCGAGATAAGTGAGAAGTTTAAATCGCTGGAAAGAGAAAACGAGAATTTGAAAGACGAAGTGCAGAGACTCAGAGTGAAAGCGGTTGAACTCGAAAGAAAACTAGCAAACCTTCAAGGTGGAAATGTGTGA